The Sylvia atricapilla isolate bSylAtr1 chromosome 9, bSylAtr1.pri, whole genome shotgun sequence genomic sequence CATTTGGGAATAAATACACAGGCAAAAGTATAGTTACAACTATAAAGgctatttttcctcttttatgcTCAGTGTATATATTGATAAGCAATTTCATATTATTTGTCTGTGCTTGGACATTCTTCCAGTGGCTGAATCTTGCTGATTTAAAGGGGAATAACATCATGCGCTTATAGTGTTTCAGCTCCTCCAAAAGGATTCAGAAATCACTGCCTCAGCTTGAAACCAAGAAATGAACAGGCCAAATTCTACACGTTGGCTCTGAGTTCCTTCTGCTAAGGACAAGCTCAGTTTTATTGGGAAGCAGGATAGACTCAGCCCAAAATGAACAGAAAGGGCATTCTGGGATATTTTTCAAGATGTGATTCTTTCCTCCAAGGCAAGAagccagaataggagtgttgtggTGGTTCTACCTCACAGGAATTCTCTGTTATACGGTGTTTACCACACTCCTAATTTGCctgggacagctccagctggaTTTCATGGTTTTGACCATCACATAAATTCAAGTTACCTCCACGTGTTGGCATCTGGATCAAACACCTCAATGGTCTTCAGGTACGTTGTGCCATCAAAGCCCCCCACTGCCATCAGCTGTCCATTCACCACGGCCAGGCCAACCTGCAAAACATCAGACAGCGGCTACTTAGCTGGGATgtcctgaaaagaaaatattaatagaaCTATTTTATAACCATGTTTGGTGAAAGGCATCTCCAGGACagggttgggtttgttttatttctttaggaCACAGCACAAATAAATTCCCTAAAAAATGAGACATGGAAAGTTAAATACATATCTCAGAATAGAGAATCtctcaaagaaaaagcagagagtTCCCCTTACGGCCAGCTACAAGAAGTAAAACCATCTGTATGATGATAAATACATGAGAatctaaacatttttcaaacaaaaactTATGTTCTCGACTAAAATTCTTCCCCAAGAATATCTACAACACTTGGTTAAAGCAGCAGAACCACAGGTAAACCCCTGGTCCCAAACCTCTCAGGTCGGGGCTTGGACCATCTGCAAGCACCCTGGCCTCCAGACTTTCTACTTAGCCTTCTCTGCAGAAGCACAAAATCACGGAAATATCAAAAACATGATCACTTCCAGTGGAAAACGTGGAGTataacagagaaaacagaaggtaCACAATGTGAAATAGTCCCTGTTTTGGCTTTGAGGAAGTCAGaagagctgcagacacagctgcaTGTGTTTAGCAGTTTCTAcagaaagcaaatacagaagCAGCTGATAAAAGTCAATGTCTAATGAGAAACTAAAACGGACAGTGTTGGACAGCTGACTCTGTGCTtggagaacagaaataaatacgTGCTCTCTGTCTCCAAAAGCAGTGGTTGCTCAAACTGTGATTCATACTTGCCTCACCAAACACTGGAACACTAACACACAGATATAAGTAATCCTCTCTTTACTACATAATCCAATACCTAATGATAAACATCCAGATCATTTACACCTCCCCAACCATGATGACTACTGAAAACACTGCAGTAATCTATTGTTCACAAGAAAGCATCACGATCAGCAGTTGATGGGAACAGTTGATGGGTACATTCAGCGAGGAGAGGCAAGAGCCTAAGTGAAAGCCCAGGAACCCTGGTCCCACACACGCCCTCAAGGCAATGAGTGTCTGCTGGCATTATGAACCTAAACACGCGCTAACCCAGTTTCACAGCTTTTTCCTCTGAGCAAGTGGGTGTTTTCACCTTCTAATTCATCCAGAGAGATCCAGATACTAATCTGATAGTGTTCTTTATTGGTATCTCACATCAAGTACAGCTATGTCACCTAAAAGCTCCTCCCCTGCAGTTTTAATTGACCACGTATAAGGgcccaaaaatatttaaaaacacccTCAAATGACTCATTTCCCCATCCTAAACAGCTGTCTGTGGCATGACCTGGCTATCTCTTCACCCTCTAATCTTGCTAGAGAGCTTTTTGCAAACTTTTTCCCCTCACAGAAAAGAGGTGAAGTCTCAGAGGAAGCAGGAGAGCCTGGTGAGAAGACTGACACCTCACCATGTGCTCTCCCCACAGCAAGAGTGACAATgacaccctgccctgtgccctccccacAAACAGACTAACAGTctgcctgctgtccccacaTGGTGACAGTGTGGCACGGACAAGCCCACGGAGCCCCACTTGGTGCCTAGAGAGGctacctggaacagaggctagacagttaaaggaataaagtagggatttattaaaaggccttcaaaggatacaccttgggaCATAGGAAGAGCTTGGCCAAGGCTGGACTCAAGAAGGATGATGGGTCATGAGTTTTCATGCTTCTGTAAGTTTTGGTCCGTATATATAatggggttaattgtccaatgacagcttcaggttatgCAGTCCCAACCTCacagtttgctctcctcaattcgctgttatttatactttttgggcctgaaactGCAACAGTGAGCTTGGTCCTcaaaagctgggaaaggattgttttgtctaactgagctgtgaggagaacttgctaacactttgTATGCTAAAGCTCAGAGGTGCAGAAAGCACAGAATGTGGAGAACACAAAAGCTCAGGCTGAAGGCTCTGCACTCACCCCGCTGCGCCGGGACGTCATGGCCACCACGGGAGACCACTGGTTGGTGCGTGGGTTGTACCTCTCGGCACTGCTGAGCTCCGTGGTGTCATCCCTGCCTCCCACGGCGTAGATCATGTCCTGGtacacagcacagcccaggtgcTTCCTCCTCGTGCCCATGGGAGCTATCGTGTGCCAGCGGTTCTCCTGGGGGTTGTAGCGTTCCACTGtgaaggaggaagggatggtCTTTGGTCAGTGGGTAGGTCATTCTTGGAGCCAATTATAAATACACGGTATAAAGGCGGCTTTTCGCAGATATCAAGATGAATGTTGTGTGTAAAATGTTAAAACAACTTTGCTGTAAGGATatagctttcatgttttttgcTTAAATATAGTAGTAAGATAGCTGATATATAGTTATGCTTGTAACTGAACTGTCTGTTTAGTTAAAATAATATCCTGTGAACATATAATAAAGACCCCTGTTACAAATATGTCAACTACCAGCACCTGCCATCTAAAGAAAGTATATATCACAGCTCAGACTAGAAGTCATAATAAcaccccaaccaaaaaacacacatgCTCTAAAAAGTGGACCCAAGGAGTAGCTATACTAAACAGTtcttagaaaaatacaaatatacatAATAGTCTATGAATATGCAACACACTAATGtaataagtattttaaatttttctctgaagataGTAGGTGTGCTCTTAGCTAAAATGACCTTTTAACCCTTTACTTTATCTCTGTCTCCTGTTGTCttttttattgaatattttaaattttaccaaGAAAGTAAACCTTGTTTTGCACACTATGAACACATttgttctctcttctctttcaaagaACTCTCACTAGTCTCTCTCCTGTCTTCAGCATCAATCACACTCAGATATTCCCTCAGAGGGAGCTACCAATGCTACAAACTGACCTGCAGCAGTTTTACCTCTGGCACCTTCCTTCCTACAGCAGAAAcggctgctgcaggaatttaaaaaaacgTAAGTGCTTGCAACTGCTATGCAAACGATCAAAGCAGTATGTATTCAGGACATACTGCCAAATGAAGCActgagaaagtaaaaatatgcCACACAACCAAGTGAGAGGGGCTCACAAGTCTGGAGAGGGAGTTATTGTATGACAAGATAATATTTCAAGAAGGCAAAAAACTCTACAAACTGATCAGTAAGATATTCAACAGCCAACTGGGAACATGACTGGCTCCCAGGACCAGGACAAGGGCTGACTGAAGGGAGAGCAAGAGGCATACCAGTATTGAGAGGAGATGTTCCATCAGAGCCTCCCACAGCATAGAGGAagcctcccagcacagccactgccactCCCAGGCGCCTGGTGCTCATGGAAGCCACTCGAgtccatttgttttctttgggatCATACCTggcaaaaaaaacaaacaccagagGTGAGTGAAGAGCTGACATCTTTACAAAGGGGTAGGAAGACTGACATTATTCTCCCCAAACAAGAATACCTGTAAGATTTGTGCAGTTCCTATCTCCTCCCCAGCTTGTCTGCATCAGCTGCATCCTCTAAGAGACCCTCTTTCTTGCTGTgccccactttttttttttttgttttttgttattaaaaagtACCTCTCTACAATGTTGAGACAAGAGACACCATCCTGGCCACCCACAGCATAGAGGTAACCTCCAAGAACTGCTACTCCAACACTGgtcctgcaggtgctggtggGAGCCACATCACTGCTCCACTGATTGGTCTTTGGATCatacctggaaaaaaaccacaccaaacagCACAAGTTACCTGCCCAGGTCTGCTTCAGACTCTCCCATGTCTGGGAGTTCTATTAAGGCTGTAAAACTTGCCTATCCTGAGCTTCAGCTGCAACACAGCTCTTTGTAAGCTGGATAAAAGCCCTGAAGTGCTACAATGCATCCAGTACATGTTACTCCAGGGATGTTCAAACTGCAGCTTGGGATGAATCAAGCTGAAGATCAAAGGTTCAGGTTCCTGAGAGAGACTGGCTGGCGTGTGGTAACTTGCAGCAAAGAGAAGCAGCCAGAGTTAActctgctctgttccctgcagTTCATACAGGAACTCAGAGAGCACTGGGACTTCCAGATAAAATATGGAGGAACAAGACGGACTTAGGAATCCAGAGACAAAGAAATACAGTGCATAGCAAGGAAGTGCAGGATGTGGGAGATCCAATGCTAGGGTCATGATTTGGGAAGTTGGGAGCATTCAAAGAGATAGGTGGGAAGAAGGGGAAGCTCGAGGTGGGAGAAGGTGTTTCTACAGCTCGTTGGGTTTGTTACAGGGCCAGGATTTAGACTAGTAGGAGAGCCTGAGTCATGTGGCTTTCAGGCATGGGAATTGACCTATGTAGCTCCCAGAAGCAGGAAGCTTGGTAAAACTTGTTAGACTTTAATCTTTAACAGGCCTAAAACTGAcctattttccttcttctatGTACCAAGGTTCCTTAATTCTCAAGTTGCCACTTCACAATAAAATTCCAGGATCTTTCCCTCAGCATCTAAGAAATGCTCCCTGTAACCTCACCTTcctcaacaaaacaaacccGCAATTGCATGGAAGGTTAACCAGGATCACATCACTCCTTCCAACAATACACCCAGACCCATCTCCTAGAGATTCCTTCCTTATGCCAGAGGCTTTGGCTTGTCCAATTCAGCTGGGGATAGCATGACACAAAGTGTTTTGCACCAGGGGTGTGTGAGGCaggaagaaacagcaaaatgaacTCATTTCTAAGCGGTTGCACCCAGGTTTAAACATTCAGAGCTGAAATTCTGCACAGGGGCCTTATGGAGACCTACCTTTCCACGCTGTTAAGATAAGAGGAGCCATCATGGCCTCCCACAGCATAGAGGAGGTCATCCAGGACGCTGACGCCAACGCCACAGCGCCTCTTGCTCATGGAAGCCACCATCCTCCACTCGTTGGTCTGGGGGTCGTAGCGCTCCATGCTGGAAATCGCGTCCCCGCTGCACCAGCCCCCCACTGCagccaaacaccaaaaacaGGGTCACAAAAACACTCACCCAGCCCACAAACTGCCTGTGCTCCCGGCAAAGATCAACCCCTCAGACTCATCTCTAAGTCACTCCTGCTGAGGTTTGTAATTATAAAAGAGAGTGAGATTTTCAACTTTGGAAATGCTGTGGCATTCGCAAGCACCAAAGAAATCACGTGAGTAAGAAAGTGTAAGTTAACTCAAACTTTCAAATATTAATGCACAGGTCACATCAGAAATAGGTTGTGAAGACTTTATGGGAACACCACCACCAGAAAATCCTGCCTGGAGTCTCCTGGCCCAAGCCAGTGAGAAAAGTACATAGAatcagaatatcctgagttggaaggatccaaatccagctcctggccctgcacaggacagctcCAAGAATGCCACCATGTGCCTGGGGGAGTTGTTgaaatgcttcttgagctctgtcaggtcTGGTGCCTTTACCACTGCCGTGGGGAGTCAGTTCCAGGGCCAGACTCTACCACGGGTGAAGAATCTTTATCTAATATCCAGCTTAagcctcccctgacacagctccaagCCACTCTACTGCTAGTTACCAGGGAGCCAAGAGCAGTGcctgcccttcctcttcccctcacgaGGAAGGTACAAACCATGATGAGCTCTCGTCTCAGTCCCTCCTTCAGGcagaacagaccaagtgacctcagctgctcttcattttGCCCCTCTAGACcctccagcatctcctgcagacaccacacacacctgcagggacacacacctGCAAAGAGCACCTCTCCACAGCGGATGGGCTTGCGCGGCCTCGTTCGCGGTCCCTGCATCAGCGGCCGCTCTTGGGGCAGCAGCAGGTAGTTTTTGGCTTCATCCACCAGATCCCTGGGCAAGACAGGAAAGTATTAAcccccagagctcagctcagtcAGGAGAGGGGGCAAACCAGAACTGATGGGAAGAGCAGCCAGCACTAGTCATGCACCTCAGGTATTCACAAGTCACACGAGGAGAGCATGAACAGCTCCGGTTAAATGCTCGATGTCACCAAAATACTCATCAGTTGTTTATAAGCCACtgacacagtgacagcagcaaacCAGCACCAGTGCCTGGCCAGTTAACAATAGATATAGCTTGCTACAAAAaagactgttaaaaaaaaaaaaactacaacaAGAGATTTGTCAGGCTTActgtgcagaaaagaaaaacccagccTGCCTCAAGCTAAAACTTAACAGTCAGTGGTTTTGCCTCGGAAGAGAACAGGAGTTGGAAAGCACACAAAAACATAATAAACACATGACCAATAGATGGAGATAGTACCCTTCTGATGAATATTTTCTCCATCAGCTCTGGCCAGCTCACACACTGTCCATCCATTCATGACTTGCCACCTGGACTAATCCTAATATTCCAAACCcttgaatgaaacaaaaaataacaaaaacatcttccTTCCCTCTACAAATGTGGACTATATAAGCAGTATCAATGCTTATTCAGGAAGAGAACAATTTAGCCTATGCCCTGAACTTCTTTACAATATGCACAAGATAAATCATGTGCTTTGTGGAAGATGCAGAACTCCGTAGAACCAGAAAGGTGAGACTCTAACCGTAAGAGAAGGAAATTACAACTTCCTTGCATTATCGTTGTGGGAAAGAGCAGACTCTAATCCCAGAGTCCAATTCAGTTATCAACGTGCAGACATTCTACATAGAAAAACTACTTTAGATCCCACCGAGACCATCATGAAAGCCATGCAACTGCTAAGCTGCAATAAAAGGCCACGACtagaagggagaagaaaaaaagaggcaaaatgaaaatcaataaaTACACTGAAAGGTCTTTTACCAACAGTCAAACTGCACACTCAAAGTTTGCTATTTCACTGAAAActtcaaagaacaaaaccactTCTAGGACGCACCAGTGACCATTATGCaaatagaaaacaatttttcttgcttctccTATCCTCCCAGTTGCCCAAGATGAAATTGTGAGACATCACCCATTTACTAGCGACAAATGAGTACAGTTTCAGAGGACAACATCATGCAATTCTGTAGAGGGCTGAGGAGATTTACCTGCACTCCTCATCGCTCTTAATGAGTGGATCAGAACCCACTGTACCCACAAGAAACTTGGGACTCAACAAGGGTAGGCGGACATGCTGCAGGACCTAAAACACAAACCAGAACACCTACGGTAAAACAACAGACACTCAAGAGAGATGCAAGAAGCCAAATGGAAAACAACAGAATTTTAGTTAAATGCAGCTTGTCTGACAGCACATTCACCTTTTCAATATCCCAGTTTAGCTGCCCAGCAGAAAGTAAGTCTTTGGAAAGGGACCATCCACTGGATCTATTAACAACTGAAAACAAGGTCACAGCTGGAAAACTTCAGAAAGTGACAGATGTCAACATATCTGCCTGAACACTGATTAAGTTGGTGGTTTTATCAACCATTTAGCTCTCTTAAACCTGAGTGGTATTGCAGAGTAAATGAACAACAGGAAACAACACATCTTTCACAAGGGTTTAGAATTTGAAGGCCCAAGCACATACAGACAGAGGCAAACAGttataaaagcattaaaagctgccttgggaaggtttggtttgtttacttaaaaccattttcaaaagctttccAGTAAATAAAGTTGCATTTAATGTCTCTTTCCAAAGCAGAAACAGCAAGGCAGGCAGATGCTCACCTCTTTTGATCAGCCAGCCCGAGACTTCAGAGGCTTTGGGCTGACAGCTTTGTCAGAATGGGTTCTGCTCCGTGAAATGCCTTGGCTCAGATGAAGCATCACATTCCAACAAAACCATTCTGACAAGCTCCACTGTAACATCGTGAGGGCTGAGGCACAAATCAAGCAGCAGAGCTTAAAGAAGCACCGCAAAGCAAGacaagccttttcttctccactgTGGTTTTGATACGACTCTCCAAGCAGTGCAGGCAGGTTTGTCTGGACAGACTGCTGGAGTGAGCTCGTTTGGCAAGTCCTACCCAGGAACAATCCAACAAAGCCCCTAATGAAGGCTCTGGCCAGTGCAGCTTCCAGCCTAGATGAAGGGACAGTGCAGGCCACCTAACACAGGTGGGAGTCAGAGAGAATTTGGGTGCCTTTACATCATTCAGAAGCGCTCTGGCACTGCCCTACCATCCCTCATTGCTCTCCCCCTAGATAAAGCAGCCTGGAACGTCACTGTGTCCAAGATTACCTGTGGCAGCTGGGGTCTTCTCTCCTGGATGCTGTACTTCACCCAGGCCATCACGGCGTTGAACACCTGCTCCTCGCTGCGCACATTCAACTCGTCACTGGATATGATGTCTATGAGCTGGTTGGCAGGAAGCAGCATGAACTCCTCACTCTCCATCacctgggaaaggcagaggaaaaaggcAGGGGGTAAGGACAAAGCATCAGAGCCGTTCACCACTCCAGTACTTCACGGACTGACCCAGTAAAAAGCCAAATCACCATTAGTTCCAACACACGTGAAGGGTTTGCTGCACAGGGCAGAACGCAGCCCCCAGCAACACAACAGGACACTCCTAGATGGGCATGCCATTTACATCCTTTAACACTTTTAAAGGGTTAAACCACAGAAGGCACTGATCAGGTTTCaaaatccaagaaaaacaaagcctttCTTTAAAATCAGTCTCCTCGTTTGCCGTGTCTAAtacataaagcagaaataaaaccgCAACAAATACGTGACtaaaaagcagcactggagTGCAGAGATtcacacagaaagcaaacagagcACAAAAATAAGATCTCAAACAAGTTACCAGAGGCATTGCAGAGAACACAGAAAGCCTGATTTGtggcagaacagaaaatattccagGAGACTCATCTGATCCTGCCTCTTTCATTTGCTCTAAATATACACATGGAGTATGCAGTAGTCGAGATGCACTAAAGAGGGAATCAGAGCCTCAGAGCCCCTAAGGACTGATCTCTTGTGAAAGTCAAGCCACTGACAAACACATTAATTCCTTCAGCATCCAAGATAGCAGCAACCAAGTTTCTCAGGAGGCCtcggctgctgctggaggactGCTCACACAGCATGAGTCAGTCAGACTGCCCTGGAAGCTCACACAccaccacagctcctgcacagacaccagGTAGATGGGAAAGGTGCaagaatcaaaattaaaactgcagaaatgGTCTGACTGATAACTGCCAGCTCACCTTCCTTGCAAGCATTCCCAGTCTGTAGCCTGCAATTTCCAAAAGGCTTAGGGACAGAAAATAACTGAATGCTGGCTTGTCCTTATCATCTATGACCACATTAGAATTCTGTGACTTATTTCACGATTTGCTgcataaattaaagaaaaacactctTTGACATGATCATTTCAACAGCAGTCAGCTGTGCAGTCCTTTTAATTACCTGAAGAAGTCATTTAAGAGCACTGAACAAATATGCAGGGATCACCAAGTTACTGACAGCAGAAAACCTTGTTAAAAAAGAACAGAGCGGACAATGAGATCAGTTACCAGACTCAGTTCTTGGGTACCCGAGCTTTTGGGGACAGGAAAGGCCACAACCAGGCTGGCCAATGCTTTCCTTCAGCCTGTAAGTAGGAACTGGGTTGGTCATCAGAgatttttatcagctttttttCCATGGCCTCCCTTCCTCCTACAAAGCTTATGTGTAAACTTTAGTCTGATGGTTTTTAAATGCAGCTTCAGCAtctgaaaacagcagctgtggaAATTCTTGAGTTAAAGATGCTCATCCAGTCTCTTTCCCTTTGACCCTCAGGACACCCAGTGGTATTGTTGGCCTCACAAAACTCAAAACACTCAAGGCACTTCTTTAAACCAAATTATTACTACTGTGCAACTTGCTAGTTTACATAGTAAAACAAATCATTACTTTAAATGTTTTGGCTTAATTATCAGGACAGTCATAATTACCTGACTAATATTAATGATCTATTCGACTGACTTGCTTAGTGGACAAGAATTGGCTGGatttcatttcctctgcagCATTCCTCTACATCAGTGCTTTTACAAACAGAGAGAATTCATGTCAGACTATACAATATGGAGTGCAATTTTTGTCTGTTGATAAAAGCACAAGTTGTCCACCCATAAATATAATTCCTCCCTTCACACAAATgtcaagagacaaaaaaaaaccccacaaacaaacaaaagctgtttttgtACAGTGGAGTTAATAGAACCATTTCACATTACATGCACAAAATCCACTAGGGGTTATAGGCAACAAATTAAATTGggaggaatggaaaaaattgaaaaagcattttaccAAGAAGTTAATGATGTAATGCAGCAATACacataaaaattaatagaagCAGAGGTTAGCACGGCAGAGGACATGAAGCAATTCAAACTGCATTCAAAGTAACTGCATGGGCTGGCCTGGTGCCTGCTGCTTAATATTTCACATTGCCACCCAGGAAATTCCCAGCTCACGTTCCTTTGTGCAGCTTGGAGGAACGATGACCACACAGCCCCCGCACTGAAAGGCAaattttttatcagttttcaATCTCCACAGGGGAGGATGCTTCAATAGACAAGTGCCCAGTTTCCCCCAGGAATCACCAATCCACTCTCCAGATGGAAAATACTGCCAGAAAGGAATACAATCCAAAGGAGCAGCACCTCTGACATTGTCTGCAGAGAAACACTGGAAGCAAAAGAAGTGATTATTAAGGATGAAGAGCTACAGGACTCCTGGGGCACTGAAATGGACACCAAAACTTGCCCAGGCCAAAGAGATAGTGCTCTAATCTAAGCATCTGTTTTCCAGAGGCTGTGTTTAAGTTAAGTCAATTATAATTTGCATCATCTTCGAGGAAGAGTGTTCTCTTCTCTTTTGCCTTCATGTGCTTTAACAGGGCTAAGGAAGACAAAAAGTTGTCTTCAAGGGactgcaagagaaaagaagCCCATATCAAGCAGCTCTTAACAGCCAGCTGCATGTATTAGtgctaaaacattttaaaacaaaactgtcaAGCTGTTAAAAAGTGATTTACAGGCTTGTAAGCATGCCCTACTCATGCAATAACAAGATCTAATAACCAGTAAAACAAGCAAGCGCTGAAAATAAACAACCATCTGGATAGCATCTTGCTCCCCACCCACCcccctgcaaaaaaaaccccaaaaaacaaacgAGAAGAAAAGAAGTGCAGAGCAAGCACAGAGCACATGAAGTGGCCAGCTAAAATGTAGTGGTTTGGGAAACCACCAAGTTCTAACAAAAACAAACTCATCTGAAACAGTAAATTCTCTTTGGTTAGAAAAGATGCATTTAATTGCAGCTTTTGGAGGAAACTGATTTTGCGTCCACAGTTAGATACCAGGAACTGTCTTTACAGTGTCCAACAGTCATGTTCAGTTGGGTTGCTCCTGCTCAGATTTTTCTTAAGTACTACCTGACTGAAATTAATACAATTCCAATCAGCATCTTGcatgtcagaagaaaaaaaaaaaaaaaaaaaaaaagaaaaaaaaaaagagacaagcTGCCATCACTCACAGCACTTCCATactgctgcttctctggggAAACTAAATTAGCACTAGGAGTTCCTGGAGTTCCTCCCTTTGGAAGGGATCTCCCTGTGAAGCTGGTGGgaagaggagattttttttttctgcagttcagtAAAGACCCACTCTTCTCTGACTATTCCTCACACAATCCTTAATTATTATGTTGATCCTTCTTTGAACCAGCtgctggcatttttttttttttcacaaaaaaatcatCTAGGCAGAATTAACAAAGGATGAGAAAGTTGAGTTTATAAAGGTCAGCTGCAATATTACACATCTGAATTACTTTCAGACAGCTTCTGCTGAATAATAGATGCAAAACCCTAGTTCTGCTACAACAAGGGATTTAAAGACTCCCCTGAGGCAGCTT encodes the following:
- the KLHL20 gene encoding kelch-like protein 20 isoform X2 — encoded protein: MDGKPMRRCASTRPGETGMDVTSRCTLGDPNKLPEGVPQPARMPYISDKHPRQTLEVINLLRKHRELCDVVLVVGAKKIYAHRVILSACSPYFRAMFTGELAESRQTEVVIRDIDERAMELLIDFSYTSQITVEEGNVQTLLPAACLLQLAEIQEACCEFLKRQLDPSNCLGIRAFADTHSCRELLRIADKFTQHNFQEVMESEEFMLLPANQLIDIISSDELNVRSEEQVFNAVMAWVKYSIQERRPQLPQVLQHVRLPLLSPKFLVGTVGSDPLIKSDEECRDLVDEAKNYLLLPQERPLMQGPRTRPRKPIRCGEVLFAVGGWCSGDAISSMERYDPQTNEWRMVASMSKRRCGVGVSVLDDLLYAVGGHDGSSYLNSVERYDPKTNQWSSDVAPTSTCRTSVGVAVLGGYLYAVGGQDGVSCLNIVERYDPKENKWTRVASMSTRRLGVAVAVLGGFLYAVGGSDGTSPLNTVERYNPQENRWHTIAPMGTRRKHLGCAVYQDMIYAVGGRDDTTELSSAERYNPRTNQWSPVVAMTSRRSGVGLAVVNGQLMAVGGFDGTTYLKTIEVFDPDANTWRLYAGMNYRRLGGGVGVIKMTHCESHICSSMHGLAPM
- the KLHL20 gene encoding kelch-like protein 20 isoform X3, producing the protein MDGKPMRRCASTRPGETGMDVTSRCTLGDPNKLPEGVPQPARMPYISDKHPRQTLEVINLLRKHRELCDVVLVVGAKKIYAHRVILSACSPYFRAMFTGELAESRQTEVVIRDIDERAMELLIDFSYTSQITVEEGNVQTLLPAACLLQLAEIQEACCEFLKRQLDPSNCLGIRAFADTHSCRELLRIADKFTQHNFQEVMESEEFMLLPANQLIDIISSDELNVRSEEQVFNAVMAWVKYSIQERRPQLPQVLQHVRLPLLSPKFLVGTVGSDPLIKSDEECRDLVDEAKNYLLLPQERPLMQGPRTRPRKPIRCGEVLFAVGGWCSGDAISSMERYDPQTNEWRMVASMSKRRCGVGVSVLDDLLYAVGGHDGSSYLNSVERYDPKTNQWSSDVAPTSTCRTSVGVAVLGGYLYAVGGQDGVSCLNIVERYDPKENKWTRVASMSTRRLGVAVAVLGGFLYAVGGSDGTSPLNTVERYNPQENRWHTIAPMGTRRKHLGCAVYQDMIYAVGGRDDTTELSSAERYNPRTNQWSPVVAMTSRRSGVGLAVVNGQLMAVGGFDGTTYLKTIEVFDPDANTWRLYAGMNYRRLGGGVGVIKMTHCESHIW
- the KLHL20 gene encoding kelch-like protein 20 isoform X1, whose protein sequence is MVLYFYLLRCRCASTRPGETGMDVTSRCTLGDPNKLPEGVPQPARMPYISDKHPRQTLEVINLLRKHRELCDVVLVVGAKKIYAHRVILSACSPYFRAMFTGELAESRQTEVVIRDIDERAMELLIDFSYTSQITVEEGNVQTLLPAACLLQLAEIQEACCEFLKRQLDPSNCLGIRAFADTHSCRELLRIADKFTQHNFQEVMESEEFMLLPANQLIDIISSDELNVRSEEQVFNAVMAWVKYSIQERRPQLPQVLQHVRLPLLSPKFLVGTVGSDPLIKSDEECRDLVDEAKNYLLLPQERPLMQGPRTRPRKPIRCGEVLFAVGGWCSGDAISSMERYDPQTNEWRMVASMSKRRCGVGVSVLDDLLYAVGGHDGSSYLNSVERYDPKTNQWSSDVAPTSTCRTSVGVAVLGGYLYAVGGQDGVSCLNIVERYDPKENKWTRVASMSTRRLGVAVAVLGGFLYAVGGSDGTSPLNTVERYNPQENRWHTIAPMGTRRKHLGCAVYQDMIYAVGGRDDTTELSSAERYNPRTNQWSPVVAMTSRRSGVGLAVVNGQLMAVGGFDGTTYLKTIEVFDPDANTWRLYAGMNYRRLGGGVGVIKMTHCESHICSSMHGLAPM